One Acropora muricata isolate sample 2 unplaced genomic scaffold, ASM3666990v1 scaffold_746, whole genome shotgun sequence genomic window carries:
- the LOC136907306 gene encoding uncharacterized protein, translating into MADTWLRVLSLIFLLLGVHYYSSFYANVFINKLAPKTSSVNLIWPQNETAMDNRSELRYARYRVKAYGRRIPYYSNAVATTQVLFLQLSGDVEANPGPAMKSTKPQCCSCSMTLKKNQNGVRCLGCSSTFHIKCSAMSRKELINYRRHGSPWYCFSCCMPQFTDSFFENSSGCLDLSAGDCLDMKDSIEWYSENINSYYKSNVKFGHLNINSVQNKMDEVRDMLIRNMFDILFIAETKIDSTYSDDLFRQSGYRIIRQDRKKGGGGLMAFVREDLKAYRRRKLEPDQVESICLDVIDSRKSRFIICACYRSEKMCKPADFLLSLTSAIELMYKCRQEVVLIGDFNLDMYINQDEGRIGNAALQEFCDRFCLQNQIYEPTRITDKTKTLIDVVLASHPERFATCGNLHLGVSDHDLVFAVRKNKLAKPKAREIEYRSMRQFNNDAFLQDLRNVPWDTAYIYDNVDDLWDHWATLFKEILDIHAPIKKKRIRGDQLPWITPEIQREISRRNRLFKLHARNPTEASWHDYRKQRNRVTSLKRRGMKIFCMDASINSKHQGEFWSKMKPLLPSKGKKQSKIILLEDGSLMTDTLTVANTFNNYFSEVAVTEGMDKITDDFANHPSVKLITEKCNNKLCFSFNSAMAYNMEE; encoded by the exons ATGGCGGACACATGGCTCCGTGTTCTATCCCTGATTTTCCTCTTACTTGGCGTCCATTACTACTCTAGCTTTTATGCTAACGTCTTTATAAACAAGTTAGCACCTAAGACTTCGTCGGTTAATCTCATTTGgcctcaaaatgaaacagcaaTGGATAATAGATCAGAGTTACGTTATGCACGATATCGGGTGAAAGCTTATGGCCGGAGAATACCTTATTACAGCAATGCTGTCGCCACAACACAGGTATTATTTCTTCAACTTTCTGGCGATGTGGAAGCCAATCCAGGACCTGCCATGAAGTCTACGAAACCTCAGTGTTGTAGTTGTTCGATGACTCTCAAGAAAAACCAAAATGGCGTCCGATGTTTGGGTTGTTCTTCCACCTTTCACATCAAGTGTTCGGCAATGAGCCGCAAAGAGCTGATCAATTATCGCAGGCATGGATCTCCTTGGTATTGTTTCTCTTGCTGCATGCCCCAGTTTACAGATAGTTTCTTCGAGAATTCATCTGGTTGTTTAGACTTAAGCGCAGGAGATTGCCTTGACATGAAGGATTCTATTGAATGGTATTCGGAGAACATTAACAGTTATTACAAGTCTAACGTTAAATTTGGCCATCTAAATATAAACTCAGTTCAGAACAAGATGGATGAAGTACGGGACATGCTTATTCGAAACATGTTTGACATTCTGTTTATAGCTGAAACGAAAATTGATTCTACTTATTCTGACGACTTATTTCGGCAATCGGGATACCGCATAATACGCCAAGATCGCAAGAAGGGTGGCGGTGGTCTAATGGCTTTTGTTCGCGAGGATTTAAAAGCGTATCGTCGACGAAAGTTAGAGCCAGATCAAGTTGAATCAATTTGTTTGGATGTTATTGACTcacgaaagtcacgttttattaTTTGTGCATGCTATAGATCCGAAAAGATGTGCAAGCCGGCAGATTTCTTACTTTCGCTCACCTCTGCCATAGAACTTATGTACAAGTGCCGACAAGAAGTAGTTTTAATTGGTGACTTTAACCTGGACATGTACATAAATCAAGATGAGGGGAGGATAGGAAATGCAGCGCTTCAGGAGTTCTGTGATAGGTTTTGCTTGCAAAATCAAATCTATGAACCAACAAGGATCACCGATAAAACAAAAACGCTTATTGATGTGGTTCTGGCCAGCCATCCTGAACGTTTTGCCACCtgcggtaatttgcatttgggAGTAAGCGACCATGATTTGGTGTTTGCGGTTCGAAAAAACAAACTTGCAAAGCCAAAAGCACGCGAAATTGAATACCGGAGTATGCGACAATTTAACAATGATGCTTTTTTACAGGATCTAAGAAACGTCCCTTGGGATACTGCCTATATATATGATAATGTGGATGACTTGTGGGATCACTGGGCGACACTTTTCAAAGAGATTCTCGATATTCATGCGCCAATTAAAAAGAAGCGGATTCGGGGTGATCAATTACCGTGGATTACGCCAGAGATACAGCGTGAAATCTCGCGGCGCAATCGCTTATTCAAACTTCACGCTCGAAATCCCACTGAGGCCTCATGGCACGATTAtaggaaacaaagaaacagggtcacttcacttaaaagaagAGGTATGAAGATCTTTTGTATGGACGCCTCCATAAATTCAAAACATCAAGGCGAATTTTGGAGTAAAATGAAGCCCTTATTGCCCAGCAAGGGCAAAAAGCAATCTAAAATAATTCTGCTGGAAGACGGATCTCTCATGACTGACACCCTGACTGTGGCTAATACCTTCAACAATTACTTTAGCGAAGTGGCGGTAACTGAGGGTATGGATAAgataactgatgattttgcaaatcaCCCAAGCGTCAAACTCATTACTGAGAAATGCAATAACAAACTGTGCTTCAGTTTTAATAGT GCTATGGCCTACAATATGGAAGAGTAG